In Haliscomenobacter hydrossis DSM 1100, the DNA window GGATTTATTTTTTTCATATATAAAACTGTTTTCTCTGTTTTTTTGTACCTTTACTGGTACCCAATCTTTCATTCAGGACATTTACTTCTAAAAAAAGCGACGAACGTGATCAAGGCAATAATCGTAGAAGACGAGATTAAAGGAAGGAATAATCTCAAGAACCTGCTCAAACAACACTGCGAACAGGTTGAAATTATTGGGGAAGCAGGCACCAACTCAGAGGCCCTGGTTTTGCTTTCGGATGAGACCATTGAGCCAGACGTTGCCTTTTTAGACATCAGCCTTCCGGACGGACTGATTTTTCAAATGTTAAGTCAGTTGGAAAATTTGGATTTTGAGATTATATTTGTGACAGCGTATGAAGAATATGCCATAAAAGCTTGTGAATATAGCTCGATTGGTTATATCTTGAAGCCGATTGATCCCGACGCGCTAAAAGAAGCCGTCAGTAGAATTCGGATTCGGACAAAAAACCAGATGGACAAGCGCCTGGAAATTTTCAGCGCTTACTACAACAACCCCAACGCTTTTTCAAAAATGAGTATTTCAGCCGTAGATGGCATCTACTTTGTCAACATCAAAGACATTGTACGCTTCGAGGCTGAAGACAATTATACCCACATCTACCTCAATGGCGGTGAAAGAATCACCGCCTCCCGCACGATCAAATCTTACGAAGATTTGCTAGCTCCCTTCAATTTCTACAGGGTTCACAAGCGGCATGTAATCAATTTGAACTACATGCGCAAATTTGTGAAAGGAGAAGGAGGCTTCGTAATTATGGATGACAACATCAAAATCGAAGTCTCCCGCCGTCGCCGACCTGCGTTTATGGAACAATTGCGTAGGCTTCAGGAAGGACCGGTGCAGTAAGGTAAAAGGATCGGAATTATTTTTTTTCTGTGCTTTTTACCCAAAAGATCTTCTGGAAGCTTAACTTTGGCAAGGTTTGAAGCTTGCATACTGGTATTTGTCTTGCAGCTGTGTACAGCTTCGAGACAATTTGACGTTCATTACTTGGTACTTTGGGGTAGTGTTCTTAACTTTCGCAATAGGAACCGATTTAAGCAATTTTTTATCCCATAAAACGCACTCATATGGGAAAACCAAAAGATGAAAAAAAGAACCTGGACGACCTGAAAAAAGACCTTAAAACCGTCAAGAAAGAGGATATGAAAAAGATCACTGGCGGTAAAAAGGATGGGAAGAACTGGAACAATGGCTGTGGGGGAATCATCCCGCAGTAATGGTTTCGGAGTCCGAACGCTGTTCTTACTAAAAAAACCTCCTGAAGACATGTCTGCAGGAGGTTTTTTAGGTTATACTATCTTTCTTCTATTCCTTAATGAAAAATGCCCGTTGACCATTTTGGGTGATCAGCCAATATCCGCCTCGACCCAAATCAGCAACCTCCAGCTCCTGACTGGCAAAAGTTTCACGCACCAACCTTCCGGCTACATCGTAAATCCGGATGCGGGTACGCTCGCTCAAACCTT includes these proteins:
- a CDS encoding LytR/AlgR family response regulator transcription factor; translation: MIKAIIVEDEIKGRNNLKNLLKQHCEQVEIIGEAGTNSEALVLLSDETIEPDVAFLDISLPDGLIFQMLSQLENLDFEIIFVTAYEEYAIKACEYSSIGYILKPIDPDALKEAVSRIRIRTKNQMDKRLEIFSAYYNNPNAFSKMSISAVDGIYFVNIKDIVRFEAEDNYTHIYLNGGERITASRTIKSYEDLLAPFNFYRVHKRHVINLNYMRKFVKGEGGFVIMDDNIKIEVSRRRRPAFMEQLRRLQEGPVQ